A portion of the Candidatus Atribacteria bacterium ADurb.Bin276 genome contains these proteins:
- the sinR_1 gene encoding HTH-type transcriptional regulator SinR — MNLGKRIEQIRKSKGMSRSKLSFRCLISENHLRLIEQGKNENVTIKNLQKIADALEVKLTDLLEEPKAA, encoded by the coding sequence ATGAATCTTGGAAAGAGAATTGAGCAAATTCGAAAATCAAAAGGGATGAGTCGATCCAAGTTATCATTCCGCTGTTTAATATCTGAGAATCATCTTCGGTTAATTGAACAGGGGAAAAACGAAAACGTGACTATAAAAAACCTCCAAAAAATCGCGGACGCCTTAGAAGTGAAATTAACCGATTTATTGGAAGAACCAAAAGCCGCCTGA
- the sinR_2 gene encoding HTH-type transcriptional regulator SinR gives MMVEETIGERIRKLREAKGWSQEDLAKACSMTTNYIGNVERGVERYTNPTISSITAIADALEVHPTIILYGSMFSPGTTFLQGTLVDPNNPLDVTELVKKVESLFPLSKDEKELLNNYREISHPKEKRMVKEMAKTLAGK, from the coding sequence ATGATGGTTGAAGAAACGATAGGCGAAAGAATTAGAAAGTTGCGAGAGGCTAAAGGCTGGAGCCAAGAGGACTTGGCAAAAGCTTGCTCTATGACAACAAACTACATTGGCAATGTAGAGAGAGGGGTTGAAAGATACACGAACCCCACTATTTCTTCTATCACAGCCATAGCCGACGCCCTAGAAGTCCACCCCACGATCATCCTCTACGGCAGCATGTTCAGCCCAGGCACCACGTTCTTACAAGGGACTTTGGTTGACCCGAATAACCCTCTTGATGTAACGGAGTTGGTTAAAAAGGTAGAATCTTTGTTTCCATTATCTAAGGACGAGAAAGAATTGCTGAATAATTATCGGGAAATTAGTCATCCCAAAGAAAAAAGAATGGTTAAGGAGATGGCTAAGACGCTGGCGGGGAAATGA